A region of Nostoc sp. 'Peltigera membranacea cyanobiont' N6 DNA encodes the following proteins:
- a CDS encoding glycosyl transferase, with protein MERPILYLAITNHGFGHATRMASVAATIQKLCPEVLLILVTTAPRWLLECYIEGDFIYRPRAFDLGVVQTDSLTMDKVATLEKLLDIKKHQNSLIASEVNFIRQNRVNLILADIPFLAPGFAKGANIPCWMMSNFGWDFIYRDWGGEFTAVADWISDWYSKCDRLFRLPFHEPMQAFHNITDVGLTGGSPRHSTDDLRSLWGITAPVEKTILLTFGGLGLQQIPYDNLRRFPDWQFIVFDRSAPDLPNIVKINDRKYRPVDFMPICGRVVSKPGFGTFAEATLLGVPIVTIPRKDFAEAAFIVEGITNYNQHQIITPSEFFQSTWDFLHELPQAPKQSQPIAKDGNEAIAKAVLNYLQTK; from the coding sequence ATGGAACGTCCAATCTTATACTTAGCCATCACTAACCACGGCTTTGGACATGCTACCCGCATGGCTTCTGTAGCTGCGACAATCCAGAAATTATGTCCCGAAGTTTTACTAATTCTTGTAACCACTGCCCCGCGCTGGTTGTTAGAGTGTTACATAGAAGGCGATTTTATCTATCGTCCCCGTGCATTTGATTTGGGTGTGGTGCAAACCGATAGTTTGACAATGGATAAAGTAGCGACTTTAGAAAAGTTGCTAGATATTAAAAAACATCAAAATTCGCTGATTGCCTCAGAAGTTAATTTTATCCGCCAAAATCGCGTTAATCTCATTTTGGCAGATATTCCCTTCCTTGCTCCTGGATTTGCCAAAGGTGCAAATATCCCTTGCTGGATGATGAGTAACTTTGGCTGGGACTTTATCTATCGAGATTGGGGGGGTGAATTTACAGCAGTTGCAGATTGGATTAGTGATTGGTACTCAAAGTGCGATCGCTTATTTCGTCTACCCTTCCACGAACCGATGCAAGCTTTTCACAATATCACAGATGTCGGCCTAACAGGTGGTTCCCCCCGTCACTCTACTGATGATTTACGTTCTCTTTGGGGAATAACCGCACCTGTCGAAAAAACTATTTTATTGACATTTGGCGGCTTGGGTTTGCAGCAAATCCCCTACGATAACCTGCGACGATTCCCAGATTGGCAATTTATCGTCTTCGATCGATCTGCGCCTGATTTACCTAATATAGTGAAAATTAATGACCGTAAATACCGCCCTGTAGATTTTATGCCAATTTGTGGGCGAGTTGTCTCTAAACCAGGTTTCGGTACTTTTGCTGAAGCCACACTATTAGGAGTACCTATTGTTACTATCCCCCGTAAGGATTTTGCCGAAGCAGCTTTTATCGTAGAAGGCATAACAAATTATAACCAGCATCAAATTATCACCCCATCTGAGTTTTTTCAAAGTACTTGGGATTTTCTGCATGAGTTACCCCAAGCACCAAAG
- a CDS encoding aminotransferase class V-fold PLP-dependent enzyme — protein MTSISVAQARLHSHREQFPALANKTYFNYGGQGPMPQRAMDAMAETQAYVQQIGPFGNEAYRWIAPQTQAARVAIASELHAPSETITLTQNVTVGCNIAMWGIDWHSGDHILLSDCEHPGVIATTQEIARRFAVEVTTCPLKATLNEGDSVKIIAQHLRPNTRLVILSHVFWNTGQVLPLDKIAEVCRNNHSFLLIDAAQSVGLLPLNLTELGVDFYAFTGHKWLCGPAGAGGLYVRPEARESLKPTFIGLNGIVVDSQSQPVDWLPDGRRYEVSTLAYPLYVGLKEAIAIHQQWGTSQERYEQICQNSEYLWRRLVALPDVKCLRTSPPESGIVSFQLTNNQPQANLKLVQFLDSQNILTRTIADPSCIRATIHYLTLESEIDQLVEAIQSFCKNS, from the coding sequence ATGACTAGTATTTCTGTCGCCCAAGCCAGGCTGCATAGCCATCGAGAGCAATTTCCCGCTTTAGCCAATAAGACTTATTTCAATTATGGCGGACAAGGCCCCATGCCCCAAAGGGCAATGGATGCGATGGCCGAAACCCAGGCTTATGTTCAGCAAATAGGCCCCTTTGGGAATGAGGCTTATCGCTGGATAGCACCACAGACTCAAGCCGCTAGAGTTGCGATCGCTTCTGAGTTACATGCACCAAGCGAAACAATTACTCTTACCCAGAATGTCACAGTTGGCTGTAATATCGCTATGTGGGGCATTGACTGGCATTCTGGCGACCACATACTGCTCTCAGACTGCGAACATCCAGGCGTAATTGCCACAACACAGGAAATCGCCCGGAGATTTGCGGTAGAAGTTACCACTTGTCCCCTGAAGGCGACTTTAAATGAGGGTGATTCTGTAAAAATTATTGCCCAACACTTACGCCCTAATACCCGTCTTGTAATATTAAGTCATGTTTTCTGGAATACTGGTCAAGTTTTACCTCTTGATAAAATTGCCGAAGTGTGCAGAAACAATCATTCTTTTTTATTGATAGATGCTGCTCAATCTGTTGGTTTGCTGCCTTTAAACTTGACTGAGTTGGGAGTAGATTTTTATGCTTTCACCGGTCACAAATGGTTATGTGGCCCTGCGGGTGCTGGTGGTTTGTATGTTCGCCCAGAAGCGCGAGAAAGCCTGAAACCTACCTTTATTGGCTTGAATGGCATTGTTGTAGATAGTCAATCTCAGCCTGTAGACTGGCTTCCAGATGGGCGACGCTATGAAGTGTCTACATTAGCTTATCCATTGTATGTTGGGTTAAAGGAAGCGATCGCAATCCATCAACAATGGGGAACATCACAGGAACGTTACGAGCAAATTTGTCAAAACAGTGAGTATCTTTGGCGGCGTTTAGTGGCGTTACCCGATGTTAAATGTTTGCGAACTTCCCCACCCGAAAGCGGTATAGTCTCCTTCCAACTTACAAATAATCAGCCTCAAGCTAATCTAAAATTAGTCCAATTTCTAGACTCACAAAACATATTAACTCGGACAATTGCCGATCCTAGCTGTATACGCGCCACCATCCATTACCTGACTTTAGAATCGGAAATCGACCAATTGGTTGAGGCAATTCAGAGCTTTTGCAAAAATAGTTAA
- a CDS encoding TM0106 family RecB-like putative nuclease produces MLINAELLLQYQRCKRRTFLDIHGDRSQRDAPNELLRKLQQDKIAHQMSALAQMTYHQPDYSYGNWEKAEKATLELMERGVEYIYKGVLLATYSEAYTLLSRPNLLVKQPGQSSFGDWMYVPASIELGKRPKQEYQVVAAFHTQVLATVQGVVPDTALLILRTKNSNYFVDLFKWMPRMQQILEAFIEVLELPNPPEVFISRQKCNFCHWYSQCYAIAQSEKHLSLLPGVTPLRYTQLQDVAITTLESLANTSPSTLENLLGFDRKVAPKLVLQAQSALEKRPIVLPYPLPIEDITFTAPIELYFDIEAQPDLDLDYLLGVLVVDRLANTEKFYSFLADKPEDEELIWQQFLDLVWQYPEAPIYHFCAYEFDTVKRLAKLYNTPYASVRPVLNRFVDVYEQLTESVALPIESYALKAIARWLGFEWREKEASGAKCIYWYDRWLETGDRTLLEIIQSYNEDDCRATHRVKDWLVNFFQTEYGLQLA; encoded by the coding sequence ATGCTAATCAATGCTGAACTCCTACTACAATACCAACGCTGTAAACGCCGCACTTTTCTAGATATCCACGGTGACAGAAGTCAGCGCGATGCCCCTAATGAGTTGCTGCGGAAACTGCAACAGGATAAAATCGCTCATCAGATGAGTGCTTTGGCACAGATGACTTACCACCAACCAGATTATTCTTATGGAAACTGGGAAAAGGCAGAGAAGGCAACTTTAGAATTGATGGAACGTGGGGTTGAGTACATTTATAAAGGAGTGCTGTTAGCAACTTATTCTGAAGCGTATACCCTGCTGAGTCGCCCAAATTTACTGGTAAAGCAGCCTGGACAGTCGAGTTTTGGAGATTGGATGTATGTCCCTGCGAGTATTGAACTGGGTAAGCGCCCTAAGCAAGAATATCAGGTTGTCGCTGCATTTCATACCCAAGTTTTGGCAACGGTGCAGGGAGTTGTACCAGATACTGCTTTGCTGATATTGCGAACTAAAAACAGCAATTATTTCGTGGATTTGTTCAAATGGATGCCACGAATGCAGCAAATTCTAGAGGCGTTTATTGAAGTTTTAGAGTTACCGAATCCGCCAGAGGTGTTTATTTCTCGGCAAAAGTGTAATTTTTGCCATTGGTATAGTCAATGTTATGCGATCGCTCAATCTGAAAAACATCTCTCACTATTACCAGGTGTAACACCTCTTCGCTACACTCAACTCCAAGACGTAGCCATCACCACACTAGAATCTCTCGCTAACACCAGTCCCAGCACCTTAGAAAACCTACTTGGTTTCGACCGAAAAGTAGCACCAAAGCTAGTATTGCAAGCTCAATCTGCATTGGAAAAACGGCCTATAGTTTTACCCTACCCGCTACCAATAGAAGATATTACATTCACAGCACCCATAGAACTTTACTTTGATATTGAGGCACAGCCAGACTTAGATTTAGATTATCTTTTGGGGGTTTTGGTAGTAGATAGACTTGCCAACACAGAAAAGTTTTATTCGTTTTTAGCAGATAAACCAGAAGACGAAGAATTAATTTGGCAGCAATTTTTGGATTTGGTTTGGCAATATCCCGAAGCACCAATTTATCATTTTTGTGCCTACGAGTTTGATACGGTTAAACGGCTAGCAAAGCTTTACAACACTCCTTATGCCTCAGTGCGTCCGGTACTAAATCGCTTTGTGGATGTGTATGAACAATTAACCGAAAGTGTAGCATTGCCTATAGAAAGTTATGCCCTGAAAGCGATCGCACGTTGGTTAGGATTTGAGTGGCGAGAAAAAGAAGCCAGTGGTGCTAAATGTATTTACTGGTACGATCGGTGGCTAGAAACAGGCGATCGCACCTTACTAGAAATTATCCAAAGCTACAACGAAGATGACTGTCGCGCTACCCACAGAGTCAAAGACTGGCTTGTAAACTTTTTTCAGACTGAATATGGTTTGCAACTAGCTTAA
- a CDS encoding CHASE2 domain-containing protein codes for MISGLLEKLRVPFVKVQDSRETSKAKSWSQVILFTSVGVTAFIWGIRELKWLQPWELRVYDQMLRSRPAQAPDRRILLVKITDDDLKREKWILSDRTINQLLKKIESYQPRIVGLYLFQPEDNNLAANFQNQDNIVSTCLFSSLGRDEIPPPPNFPIDNVGFSDVVADNENDQILRRTLLFANSTDKKCTTSFAFGALIAINYLEKQGIEYQFTNKGEFELGKTLFPRLQANSGSYQHLDADGYQILLNYRHPNSLADQVTLTQVLSGQVNSSLFKDRLVIIGTTAANLPPSGFYTPYSTLLDQPARMSALFIHAQIASQLISTVLDGRPLIWYWPDWAELIWIWGWSLLGGIIALRWQNPLLLLVVGGITLLGLVVICVALFLQAGWVPLVPSALALVISSICVIAYTSYQNQRQTQVIILQVEKQQEAIAQLNVLLEDKTAIPDSSLDFPPPIDSPEIKSGDLLLSGRYKISQVLGAGGFGRTYLAQDTQRPGNPICVVKKLMPARQDTRFLQVARRLFHSEAEILESLGKHHQIPELLAYFEDDQEFYLIQQYIEGHTLSEELPPVQNVQNESFVMEMLKQVLEVLEFVHQHRVIHRDIKPTNIIRCVQDNRLVLIDFGAVKLMQPPSSDRTELATVAIGTRGYAPPEQFAGHPRLCSDIYALGMIGIQAITGIPPQELHPDPETGNVMWRQSVQVSEELATILDKMVCYHFSDRYQSAAAILLDLKRI; via the coding sequence GTGATTAGTGGATTATTAGAAAAACTCCGTGTCCCCTTTGTCAAAGTTCAGGATTCCCGTGAAACGTCCAAGGCCAAAAGCTGGTCGCAAGTTATTTTATTTACCAGTGTAGGAGTAACCGCCTTTATCTGGGGAATTCGGGAACTCAAATGGTTGCAGCCTTGGGAATTAAGAGTTTACGATCAAATGTTGCGATCGCGTCCAGCACAAGCACCCGATCGGCGAATTTTGCTGGTAAAAATCACTGACGACGATCTAAAACGCGAGAAATGGATTCTATCAGATCGGACAATCAATCAGCTATTAAAGAAAATAGAGTCTTATCAACCGCGAATTGTTGGTTTATATCTTTTCCAACCAGAAGATAATAATTTGGCAGCTAATTTCCAAAATCAAGATAACATCGTCAGCACCTGTTTATTCAGCAGCTTGGGTAGAGATGAAATCCCACCACCGCCCAATTTTCCTATAGATAATGTTGGGTTTAGCGATGTGGTTGCTGATAATGAAAACGACCAAATTCTCCGCCGCACTTTGTTGTTTGCTAACTCTACAGACAAGAAATGTACAACATCATTTGCATTTGGGGCATTAATAGCAATTAATTATCTGGAAAAACAAGGTATTGAATACCAGTTTACTAATAAAGGAGAATTTGAGTTAGGTAAAACTCTCTTCCCACGCTTACAAGCTAATTCTGGTAGCTACCAACATCTGGATGCAGATGGATATCAAATATTATTAAATTATCGTCACCCCAATAGCCTCGCCGATCAAGTAACCCTCACACAAGTCCTCAGCGGCCAAGTCAACTCCAGTTTATTCAAAGATCGTCTTGTAATTATCGGCACTACTGCGGCTAATTTACCTCCAAGTGGATTTTATACACCCTACAGTACTTTGCTAGATCAACCAGCCAGAATGTCTGCTCTGTTTATTCATGCACAGATAGCAAGTCAACTCATTAGTACAGTGTTGGATGGGCGACCTTTAATTTGGTATTGGCCTGACTGGGCGGAACTTATTTGGATATGGGGCTGGTCGCTCTTAGGTGGAATCATCGCATTGCGGTGGCAAAATCCGTTGCTGTTACTAGTGGTGGGAGGGATAACCCTACTTGGGTTAGTAGTAATCTGCGTTGCATTGTTTTTGCAAGCCGGATGGGTACCGTTAGTTCCCTCTGCTCTTGCTTTGGTGATTAGTAGTATCTGCGTGATTGCTTATACTAGCTACCAAAATCAGCGACAAACTCAGGTGATTATTCTGCAAGTTGAAAAACAACAAGAAGCGATCGCCCAATTAAATGTACTCTTAGAAGACAAAACAGCAATTCCCGATTCGTCTCTTGATTTTCCTCCCCCAATTGATTCGCCAGAAATAAAATCAGGTGATTTGCTTTTGAGTGGACGCTACAAAATCTCTCAAGTTCTGGGTGCTGGTGGATTTGGTCGCACTTATTTAGCACAGGATACTCAACGACCGGGGAATCCAATTTGTGTAGTTAAAAAGTTAATGCCGGCCCGTCAAGATACACGATTTTTGCAAGTTGCTCGCAGGTTGTTTCATAGTGAAGCTGAAATATTAGAATCTTTGGGTAAACATCATCAAATTCCCGAACTACTGGCTTATTTTGAAGATGACCAAGAATTCTATTTAATTCAACAATATATCGAAGGACATACTCTAAGTGAAGAATTACCACCTGTGCAGAATGTCCAAAACGAATCATTTGTGATGGAGATGCTCAAACAAGTTTTAGAAGTTCTAGAATTTGTTCACCAGCATCGAGTGATTCATCGTGATATCAAACCGACTAATATTATTAGATGCGTTCAAGATAATCGGCTGGTATTGATTGACTTTGGGGCCGTGAAATTGATGCAACCGCCAAGTAGCGATCGAACAGAATTAGCTACAGTAGCCATCGGGACGCGGGGTTATGCACCTCCAGAACAATTTGCCGGTCATCCCCGCTTATGCAGTGACATTTACGCTTTAGGAATGATTGGTATTCAAGCCATAACTGGGATACCACCGCAAGAACTCCATCCAGATCCAGAAACAGGTAATGTGATGTGGCGGCAATCAGTACAAGTGAGTGAAGAATTAGCGACAATTTTAGATAAAATGGTCTGTTATCATTTTAGCGATCGCTATCAATCAGCCGCCGCCATTTTACTAGATTTGAAACGAATATAA
- a CDS encoding helix-turn-helix domain-containing protein — translation MPAIKQPNIAQLVRETRQCLKLSQVRLSTMLGVSFHTINRWENGRTRPSPLAMKQIEKLLQQMGEPGEALLARYF, via the coding sequence ATGCCTGCAATCAAACAGCCAAACATTGCACAGTTGGTTCGTGAGACTCGGCAGTGCCTCAAACTTTCACAGGTAAGACTGTCAACGATGTTAGGGGTTTCATTCCACACTATAAACCGATGGGAAAACGGACGAACACGACCTTCGCCACTTGCGATGAAACAAATTGAAAAGCTATTACAGCAAATGGGAGAACCCGGTGAAGCGCTTTTAGCGAGATACTTTTAA